In the genome of bacterium, one region contains:
- a CDS encoding competence/damage-inducible protein A, producing the protein MATRVGIVILGDEVLKGEIREANLAYMIPMLAGWGAETALCAILPDDIPVVVRHLRRFREEVDLLILTGGIGPTPDDITRDAVAEVVGVPLVVHPEARAALEARPYKGSNPEYRMLMAQVPQGATLIPNPLSPAPGFYIDRMAIFPGVPRMLQAMFEWLKPLVSGRRKSRITLYSMAPESSYAGIMKEAMTAFPDVGIGSYPMSDGEYRVRVVFRGERFDRTDACAAGFTKLLSETGYEVLRRAEERGEDA; encoded by the coding sequence ATGGCGACGCGGGTGGGGATCGTCATCCTCGGCGACGAGGTGCTGAAAGGGGAGATCAGGGAGGCGAACCTCGCCTACATGATCCCGATGCTTGCCGGATGGGGGGCGGAGACGGCGCTGTGCGCGATCCTGCCCGACGACATCCCCGTGGTGGTGCGGCACCTGCGCCGGTTCCGGGAGGAGGTCGACCTGCTCATCCTGACCGGCGGGATCGGCCCGACCCCCGACGACATCACCCGGGACGCCGTGGCCGAGGTCGTCGGTGTCCCGCTGGTCGTCCACCCGGAGGCGAGGGCGGCGCTGGAGGCCCGCCCGTACAAGGGGTCGAACCCGGAGTACCGGATGCTGATGGCCCAGGTTCCGCAAGGCGCGACGCTGATCCCCAACCCGCTCTCCCCGGCCCCCGGTTTCTACATCGACCGGATGGCGATCTTCCCCGGCGTCCCGCGCATGCTTCAGGCGATGTTCGAGTGGTTGAAGCCGCTCGTCTCCGGGCGCCGGAAAAGCCGGATCACCCTCTATTCGATGGCCCCGGAGTCGTCCTACGCCGGGATCATGAAGGAGGCGATGACGGCCTTCCCGGACGTCGGGATCGGGTCGTACCCGATGAGCGACGGGGAATATCGGGTGCGGGTGGTGTTCCGCGGCGAACGGTTCGACCGGACGGATGCGTGCGCGGCGGGCTTCACGAAACTTCTCTCGGAGACCGGGTACGAAGTTCTCCGTCGGGCGGAGGAGCGTGGCGAAGATGCGTAG